The nucleotide sequence GCCCATTCAAGATGTCTTAGTTGAGCTTACTGATGGTGGCGTTGATTATTCTTTTGAATGTATCGGCAATACACAAGTGATGCGTTCAGCTTTAGAGTGTTGTCATAAAGGCTGGGGAAAATCTGTTATTATTGGTGTTGCAGGTGCAGGACAAGAAATTAGTACTCGTCCTTTTCAATTAGTGACGGGCCGTCAGTGGATGGGCTCAGCTTTTGGTGGAGTGAAGGGTAGAACGCAATTACCTGGTATGGTAGAAGATTACATGGCGGGAAAAATTGAAATTGATCGCATGATTACTTATTCTATGCCCATCGAAGAAATCAATCATGCCTTTGACTTAATGCATCAAGGTAAAGCTATCCGCTCAGTAGTGACTTTCTAAAGAAGTCACCAGTCTAAGTTAGAAATAAAAAAGGCCTCAATACGAGGCCTTTTTTTATAAGTTGAGTAGTGTGATCATGTTTTCTTTAATGATTTCACCCATATTTTTGCACTTTAAAAAGCTTTTAGTCTTGTGGAACTCAGCGAGTTCTGTTCTGAGTTGTAAAATATTTTCATCTGCCGCGAGTTTATCTTTGCTCATGCATCGAACGAGGCTTTTGACCTGTTGCTTTGAATAGAGAAAGCGACGGTTAATAATATTGCGCTCTTCGCGTTGGTACTGACGTACGGTCTCAGGATTTAAGAGATCCATACAAAGTTGGACAATTTTTTGATTCTCAGGGAAAAATTGAGGTAAGTAAACCTGAACTTTGCCTTCGTGACAAAATTGATCAAAATCAATCGGTCGAACTCGGTATTGATCTTCTTCTACATCGGGAGTGACCGTTACAACGTAATTATATGAACGCATATCACCAATTAAAGAGGTGAAGCAACGTTCGTTAAATTTGACAAATTCCTTACAAAGACGCACGGGATTAACAGTTTTCTGCGAGAGATTATGTTCAATAAAATGATCACCGGGAATGCCAATGATATGCTCTTCGATTAGAGTGCTATGGTCAACCATATAATTGACGCGATTAGGAGATAAAAGTCCTTCAAATTCGAGGCCATAGATACGGGAAGCATCGGCTTTTTTGACATAGAAGTGATCGCGATTATCATTAAATTTATTGATAACGCGAATTCGGAAAGGACGCGAGTTGGCAAAAGCACAGTAGTCAATGCGATCAATACTCAAATGTTCAATAATGGATTTATCACCACCTGCTAATAGTGTCACATAAATTTCGATTAAAGCCTTTTCGAGGATGATTTGATCTTGAGTGGGGTAAATAACTGTTTCCCATAAAGTAGGTTCGTCATCTTTGTCGTACACGGGAAGAGAATCTTGGAATCGTAGTAAATCTTCGTAGTCGAGCGGTAATTGAAAATGTCGACTATGCGCTTCAAGGTACTGAGCAAAGTTATCAGTGATCTTGATGATAGGTTTTTTATTTTTTATAAGTATCATAATTGAGAGCTTTGTTTGAGATGGATTTAGCTCAACATACCATTGAGGTGTATAATACCCAATGATTATTAATCCTTAAATTGAAATTATTTACTTATGTGGAAACAACAGACAATTCGCCTTGGCGCGAAAGCTCGAGGATTTTATCTGATTACTAGAGAAATCGAGCAGGAATTGGAAGGGCTCGATCAGTATAGGATTGGTGTACTTCATATATTTATTCAGCATAGTTCAGCATCACTCACTATCAATGAAAATGCGGATCCCACCGTTCGCGTCGATTTTGAAAGTCACTTTAATAAAATGGTTCCTGAGAATGCACCTTATTATTTACATACTTGCGAAGGGCCAGATGATATGCCTGCCCATTTAAAATCATCAATTCTGGGGTCCAGTTTAAGTATACCGATAAAGAATGGTCGGCTCGCACTGGGAACTTGGCAGGGGATATATCTTTGCGAACACCGCGATTACGCTTCGGGACGTAGCTTGGTATTAACTCTCAATGGCGACTTAGCTTAGAGGAGTTACTCATAACGAGGGGCAAAGCCTCTTAGTCGCCTGGTTAAGGATTGGCAAATCCTTACAGGGAGAGCTCGAGAGGGACCGCGTCCTTCTCGTATGCGCAGCATCATGCCCTCTCTTCTGGATAATCGTATTTCTATTTGAGTCAAGACTGATTTTCGGAATACCCTATTTTTTGAATTAGAGTGAAAGGTTTATCACTTAGCTGAGAATATCTAATATGTTTATGAAGTGAAAGACTAAAAAGATAAGATGGATAAGCGAATGAATAAATTTAGACAAATACTCTTTTATGCTTTGTTTTTGACGCTGGTAATTTCGGCGCAAAAAAAACCAAATATCGTACTCATCTACGCGGATGACCAAGGCTGGAAAGATATCGGTTATCAATCAGATGGTGAATTTAAAACCCCTGTTCTCGATAAGCTAGCAAGTGAGGGCATGATTTTTACTGATGCCTACACCAACGCAGCCAATTGCCAACCTGCACGGGCCTGTCTCCTTTCAGGGAATTATACACCACGCCATCACGTTTTTGCTGTAAATAGTACGAATCGTGGTCCCTCATCTAAAATGCGCCTCATCCCCATTCCTAATCGTGATGGCCTCGCAGTCGAAAATATCACAATAGCAGATGCTTTAAAAGAAGCAGGCTATGCAACAGGGCATTTTGGTAAGTGGCATCTTTATGAGAAAGGCGGGAAAAATACCCCAGGAGGCGGAGGGGCATTACCAAGTCAGCAGGGCTTTGATGTCACTTATGATAGCTTTGGTGAGGGTGAACATCCCGAAGGAGCCAAGGGGAATCTCAAGGGGCCCAGCAATGATGCCAAAGGCGTTTATACGCTTTCAAGAAAAGCCTGTGAATTTATGGAGGCCAATAAGGATAAGCCTTTTTTCGTTTATCTCGCTCACCATGCACCTCATGGTCCTGTTCAGGCGCGTGAATCAACACGTAAAATGATCAGTGATACTTACAAAGCCTGTATCTATGACCTAGATGATAGCGTCGGTCACGTACTTAAGAAAATTAAAGAGCTCGGTCTCGAAAAGGATACTCTAGTTATCTACACCAGTGATAATGGCAGTGGTGCAAAATCACAGGAACCCTTACGAGGCAAAAAGGGTTGTTATTATGAAGGAGGCATACGCGAGCCGATGATTGCTTATTGGCCTGGTGTGATCGAAGCAGGCTCGGTGAGTTCCGTCCCAGTGATGCAAATTGATTACTTTCCCACCTTTCTCGATATGGCAGGTGTTAAAAGTTCAAAAATTCTCGATGGTGAAAGTTTGATGCCTCTTTTGACTCAAACTGGCAAATTGAAGCGTCAATCGCTTTTCTGGCATATGCCCGGTTACCTTGATAAAGCTGTGCTTCGTGGACGTGATAAAATCTTTCGAACTCGTCCGGTTACAGTGATGCGCAAAGGGCGCTGGAAAATGCATCTTTACCTCGAGGAATGGCTTCTCGACGGAGGAAGGGCTGGTTTTCCAGATAACAAGGCAATTGAACTTTACGACCTAGAGCATGATCGCGGCGAGTATAAGAATATCGCCACTGAAAAACCTGAATTAGTGGATCAATTACTGACAGAATTACTGGAGTGGCATGGTACGTGCGAGGCTCCGATTCCTACGGAAAAGAACCCTGCGTATGGAATTGAAGAGCCATCAAAAGGCAAGAAATCAAAAAATAAGCGTAAAAATAAAAAGGAAAGCAAATGAATAAAAGCTTGATGAAAAATAAAATAATAAGTTCACTCCTATTCCTAGCACTTTCCTTAATGACTTATGGAGAGGATAGCAAGCCGAATATAATTTTTATCATGGCAGATGATTTAGGTATCGGTGAAATCGGCTGTTATGGTTTTAACGACATTATCAAAACACCGCATATCGATAGTCTCGCTACAGAAGGAACCATGTTTACTCAGGCTTATACGGGTTCACCAGTTTGCGGACCATCACGCTGTGTCCTTCAAACGGGAAAGCACTCAGGTCATGCCCGCCGCCGTGATAATACCTCTACAGATGGTAATAAAACCCTCGTCCCACTTAAAGCAGCAGATTTTACTATTGCAGAAATGCTCAAAGATGCGGGATACGCAACAGGCGGTTGTGGCAAATGGGGTCTCGGAAATGCCGGTACGAGCGGTAGTCCAGATAAGCAGGGTTATGATCATTTTTATGGTTATCTCGACCAAAAGAAAGCGCATAAATATTATGTGGATACGCTGTGGAAGAATGGTAAAGATGTTCCAGTGGAGCGCATTGATGGCAAGCCGCGTTACTCACATGATTCGATGGCGGATGACATGCTCAAATGGATTGAAGATAATCATGAAAAACCATTTTTTTACTACGCAGCTTTTACGATTCCACATAATGAATACAAGGTTCCCGATTTGGGGATTTATGCAGAGGTCAAAAATCTGAGCCCGACAGAAAAAATATTTGCGGCCATGATTACTCGCATGGACTCAGATGTAGGACGCCTGATGGCACTTTTGAAAAAATTGGAGATCGATGATAATACCATTGTTTTTTTTACGAGTGATAATGGACCAGCCAAGATTTGGAAAGACGATAAATTTAATTCTCGGGGTGATCAGCAGGGGATTAAGCGCTCCTTATTTCAAGGGGGAGTCAATGAGCCGATGTTAGTGCGTTGGCCTGGGAAAATTCCCGCTGGAAAAGTAAGTGATTTCAAATGGGTTTTTTATGATATAATGCCGACATTTGCGGAAATGATTGGCATCTCCAAGCCAGAATCTACAGATGGAATATCAGTCTTGCCCACGTTACTCGGGAAAAAACAAAAGCCCCATGACTTCATTTATTGGGAGTTTTATTCGGGTTTTCAGCAGTCAATCATTATTGGCGATTACAAAGGCATTCGATTTGGTACTAAGGATGCAATGCAGCTTTATAAATTAAGCGATGACCGCAAAGAAGCTAATGATATCGCTTCTTCTTATCCTGAGCTCGTTTCACGTATGACTAAGATCATCGATAGAGAACACGTCGATGATACTCATTGGCCAACAAAAGAGCACAAAGCTTCTAGTAAAAAAGGAAAGAAAAGCAAAAAGAGTGGCAAGTCTAAGAAAGGCAAGAAAGCTTAGCGAGGGACGAAATTCTGA is from Lentisphaera profundi and encodes:
- a CDS encoding secondary thiamine-phosphate synthase enzyme YjbQ, translating into MWKQQTIRLGAKARGFYLITREIEQELEGLDQYRIGVLHIFIQHSSASLTINENADPTVRVDFESHFNKMVPENAPYYLHTCEGPDDMPAHLKSSILGSSLSIPIKNGRLALGTWQGIYLCEHRDYASGRSLVLTLNGDLA
- a CDS encoding arylsulfatase, whose product is MNKSLMKNKIISSLLFLALSLMTYGEDSKPNIIFIMADDLGIGEIGCYGFNDIIKTPHIDSLATEGTMFTQAYTGSPVCGPSRCVLQTGKHSGHARRRDNTSTDGNKTLVPLKAADFTIAEMLKDAGYATGGCGKWGLGNAGTSGSPDKQGYDHFYGYLDQKKAHKYYVDTLWKNGKDVPVERIDGKPRYSHDSMADDMLKWIEDNHEKPFFYYAAFTIPHNEYKVPDLGIYAEVKNLSPTEKIFAAMITRMDSDVGRLMALLKKLEIDDNTIVFFTSDNGPAKIWKDDKFNSRGDQQGIKRSLFQGGVNEPMLVRWPGKIPAGKVSDFKWVFYDIMPTFAEMIGISKPESTDGISVLPTLLGKKQKPHDFIYWEFYSGFQQSIIIGDYKGIRFGTKDAMQLYKLSDDRKEANDIASSYPELVSRMTKIIDREHVDDTHWPTKEHKASSKKGKKSKKSGKSKKGKKA
- a CDS encoding sulfatase, which produces MNKFRQILFYALFLTLVISAQKKPNIVLIYADDQGWKDIGYQSDGEFKTPVLDKLASEGMIFTDAYTNAANCQPARACLLSGNYTPRHHVFAVNSTNRGPSSKMRLIPIPNRDGLAVENITIADALKEAGYATGHFGKWHLYEKGGKNTPGGGGALPSQQGFDVTYDSFGEGEHPEGAKGNLKGPSNDAKGVYTLSRKACEFMEANKDKPFFVYLAHHAPHGPVQARESTRKMISDTYKACIYDLDDSVGHVLKKIKELGLEKDTLVIYTSDNGSGAKSQEPLRGKKGCYYEGGIREPMIAYWPGVIEAGSVSSVPVMQIDYFPTFLDMAGVKSSKILDGESLMPLLTQTGKLKRQSLFWHMPGYLDKAVLRGRDKIFRTRPVTVMRKGRWKMHLYLEEWLLDGGRAGFPDNKAIELYDLEHDRGEYKNIATEKPELVDQLLTELLEWHGTCEAPIPTEKNPAYGIEEPSKGKKSKNKRKNKKESK